A single window of Zea mays cultivar B73 chromosome 10, Zm-B73-REFERENCE-NAM-5.0, whole genome shotgun sequence DNA harbors:
- the LOC111590286 gene encoding uncharacterized protein, whose amino-acid sequence MGRAGKLAGRQAGSEGLKSCILRVRCALGSTASGSWSGFWDGLCVDRAAGSPRWRREARRISGQRGTGSARWKRMSGCLIGLGEADHRLGRTTHYPYKIYIFGTLGGGRAGASCYPATGQNAQVGPSPFALWAAVD is encoded by the exons ATGGGGAGGGCAGGGAAactggcaggcaggcaggcaggcagcgaAGGATTGAAGAGTTGTATACTGCGTGTGCGCTGCGCGCTAGGCTCTACCGCTAGTGGCAGTTGGTCTGGGTTTTGGGACGGGCTGTGCGTGGACCGCGCCGCGGGGTCGCCGAGATGGCGGAGGGAAGCGAGGCGGATCAGCGGCCAGCGGGGCACGGGGTCGGCGCGATGGAAACGAATGAGTGGTTGCCTGATTGGGCTGGGTGAGGCGGATCATCGGCTGGGCCGTACAACCCATTACCCGTATAAGATCTATATCT TTGGTACCTTGGGAGGGGGAAGGGCTGGTGCTTCTTGCTACCCAGCTACCGGACAGAATGCTCAGGTCGGTCCTTCCCCATTCGCTCTTTGGGCAGCGGTGGATTGA
- the LOC103641783 gene encoding inactive LRR receptor-like serine/threonine-protein kinase BIR2, whose translation MPPPRLLPPIIVLLLLAPPAAPQPAPGSEAAPQQDGLRCLRGVKHDLADPNGRLADWDFKNTSGGAVCSYSGIGCWNLQESRVLSLSLSGFGLVGSIPSSLQYCSAATTLDLSSNALVGTILPALCDWLPFLVTLDLSSNQLTGAIPAELANCRFLNSLTLSGNQLSGQIPASLARLDRLKSLDLSGNQLSGQIPPQLGDRFPRDSFSGNSGLCGRPVSSRCGRGLGSAGLGIVIAAGVLGAAASLLLAYFFWRCSGKGKGGRRRHRRGGSESGGGEDGSWWTERLRAAHNRLAPVSLFQKPIVKVKLADLMAATQDFSSSHIVVAGSSRAGTAYRAVLRDGSALTVKRLHSCPLSEKAFRAEMCRIGQLRHPNIVPLLGFCVVEDERLLVYKHMESGALSSVMKKKPGEEAPLLDWATRLRIAVGAARGLAWLHHGFQVPQIHQNLSSSAVLLDEDYEARITDVGLTRLVRMAPGEGGDTSPFLKGDLGEFGYVAPECASNPVGTTKGDAYAFGVVLFELVSGQEAAAAAVGTVDVMGEGFKGTLVDWVYQLKASGRIGDAVDKSLRGKGHEAEIEEFLKVAFACTQPRVRERHSMYRVYHALKSIGEGRDATEQFDEFPLAYNKDDSDTM comes from the coding sequence ATGCCTCCTCCTCGCCTCCTGCCCCCGAtcatcgtcctcctcctcctggcCCCTCCCGCGGCGCCGCAGCCCGCGCCCGGATCGGAGGCGGCGCCGCAGCAGGACGGCCTGCGCTGCCTCCGGGGCGTCAAGCACGACCTCGCCGACCCCAACGGGCGCCTCGCCGACTGGGACTTCAAGAACACTTCGGGGGGCGCCGTCTGCAGTTACAGCGGCATCGGCTGCTGGAACCTGCAGGAGTCCCGCGTGCTGTCGCTCTCGCTCTCCGGCTTCGGCCTCGTCGGCTCCATCCCCTCCTCGCTCCAGTACTGCAGCGCCGCCACCACGCTGGACCTCTCTAGCAACGCGCTCGTCGGCACGATCCTGCCGGCCCTCTGCGACTGGCTCCCCTTCCTCGTCACCCTCGACCTCTCCTCCAACCAGCTCACCGGCGCGATCCCCGCGGAGCTCGCCAACTGCCGCTTCCTCAACTCGCTCACGCTCTCCGGGAACCAGCTCTCCGGCCAGATCCCCGCCTCCCTCGCGCGGCTCGACCGGCTCAAGTCGCTCGACCTCTCGGGGAACCAGCTCTCCGGCCAGATCCCGCCCCAGCTCGGCGACCGCTTCCCCAGGGACTCCTTCTCCGGGAACTCGGGCCTCTGCGGCCGCCCCGTGTCCTCGCGCTGCGGCCGCGGGCTGGGGAGCGCCGGCCTCGGGATCGTCATCGCCGCGGGAGTCTTGGGAGCCGCCGCGTCGTTGCTCCTCGCCTACTTCTTCTGGCGGTGCAGCGGGAAGGGCAAGGGAGGACGCCGCCGCCACAGGCGCGGCGGCAGCGAGTCGGGCGGCGGGGAGGACGGGAGCTGGTGGACCGAGAGGCTGCGTGCGGCGCACAACCGCCTGGCCCCGGTGTCGCTGTTCCAGAAGCCCATCGTGAAGGTGAAGCTCGCCGACCTGATGGCCGCCACGCAGGACTTCAGCAGCAGCCACATCGTGGTCGCCGGGAGCTCGCGGGCGGGGACGGCCTACCGCGCCGTGCTACGGGACGGGTCCGCGCTGACGGTCAAGCGCCTGCACTCGTGCCCGCTCTCGGAGAAGGCGTTCAGGGCGGAGATGTGTCGGATCGGGCAGCTGCGGCATCCCAACATCGTGCCGCTGCTGGGCTTCTGCGTCGTGGAGGACGAGAGGCTGCTGGTGTATAAGCATATGGAGAGCGGGGCTCTTTCGTCGGTGATGAAGAAGAAGCCAGGGGAGGAGGCGCCGCTGCTGGACTGGGCGACACGGCTGAGGATCGCCGTGGGGGCAGCGAGGGGGCTTGCGTGGCTGCACCATGGGTTCCAGGTTCCGCAGATTCACCAGAACCTGAGCTCGAGCGCAGTGCTTCTTGACGAGGACTACGAGGCCCGGATCACAGACGTTGGCCTCACGAGGCTGGTCCGGATGGCGCCCGGCGAGGGCGGCGatactagccctttcctcaagggAGACTTGGGGGAGTTCGGCTACGTTGCTCCAGAGTGCGCGAGCAATCCGGTCGGCACGACGAAAGGCGACGCGTACGCGTTTGGGGTGGTACTGTTCGAGCTCGTTAGCGGGCAGGAGGCTGCTGCCGCTGCGGTGGGCACCGTCGACGTGATGGGCGAAGGGTTCAAGGGCACACTGGTGGACTGGGTTTATCAGCTTAAGGCCTCTGGCCGGATCGGTGACGCTGTCGACAAATCTTTGCGCGGGAAGGGCCACGAGGCAGAGATCGAGGAGTTCTTGAAGGTAGCCTTTGCCTGCACCCAGCCTCGCGTGAGGGAGAGGCACTCCATGTACCGGGTCTACCACGCCCTGAAGAGCATCGGAGAAGGCCGCGACGCCACGGAGCAGTTCGACGAGTTCCCGCTGGCCTATAACAAGGACGATTCGGACACTATGTAG